A genomic stretch from Leptospira ellinghausenii includes:
- a CDS encoding glycosyltransferase family 87 protein — translation MWKFLELMERQGKWILTVLFLFLLVTSVNRSHQKSDFLDYYHASERWVTGENLYRFDVAFDLQSKIKTAEDLFRPENLPLLLALQNETATYIYPPVFSFLLIPITYLSETNAALVFEIVSWISFLILLFLLFQNKELNLQKTKFPYLILILTILFNFRFIESHIQNNQVGILLILFVLISILVKNHFLGGLLLALAVSIKITPLVFLFVFVYEKKYSRIFWFLIGLVLWNALPLLYHWDYTIQMSKEWMTEILGNALNNPLLRSWKNNQSLSSTLAKYFVSGADFINQPTYGLPFLNLSISVLKLIQLLFIFVYGIPLLLLWRKPNQKWTIISLLFLISALFSGISWIHSYIICLIPVYFILNKVFSNQIETKELYILILILCLPIFSHRTFVGQKVESFLSMFSILFYSTSFLYFYIVRFALNENKNRN, via the coding sequence ATGTGGAAATTTTTAGAACTTATGGAAAGACAGGGGAAATGGATCCTCACTGTTCTTTTTTTATTCCTTTTAGTCACTTCTGTGAATCGTTCCCACCAAAAATCTGATTTTTTGGACTATTACCATGCGAGTGAACGATGGGTAACAGGAGAAAATTTATACCGATTCGATGTAGCTTTTGACCTCCAATCCAAAATCAAAACAGCAGAAGATTTATTTCGGCCTGAAAATCTACCTTTACTTCTAGCCCTTCAAAATGAAACGGCTACCTACATCTACCCTCCCGTATTTTCTTTTTTACTCATTCCAATCACCTACTTATCAGAAACGAATGCAGCTCTTGTATTTGAGATCGTAAGTTGGATTTCATTTTTAATTCTATTGTTCCTCCTTTTTCAAAACAAAGAGTTGAATCTCCAAAAAACAAAGTTTCCATATTTAATTCTAATCCTTACAATCCTTTTTAATTTTCGATTCATAGAAAGCCATATCCAAAACAACCAAGTAGGTATCCTCCTCATCTTATTTGTATTGATTTCTATTTTGGTTAAAAATCATTTTTTAGGTGGCTTATTACTTGCGTTAGCTGTGAGTATCAAGATCACTCCTCTTGTTTTTCTTTTTGTTTTTGTTTATGAAAAAAAATACAGTCGGATTTTCTGGTTTTTGATTGGTTTGGTTTTATGGAATGCTCTTCCATTGTTGTATCATTGGGATTATACAATTCAAATGTCAAAAGAATGGATGACTGAAATTCTTGGGAATGCTTTAAACAATCCACTACTACGTTCTTGGAAAAACAACCAATCATTAAGTTCAACACTTGCGAAGTATTTTGTTTCAGGTGCTGATTTTATCAACCAACCTACTTACGGATTACCTTTTTTGAACCTTTCCATTTCTGTTCTCAAACTAATCCAATTGCTTTTCATTTTTGTTTATGGAATACCATTACTACTTTTGTGGAGAAAACCAAACCAAAAATGGACGATTATCTCCTTGTTATTTTTAATCTCTGCCCTTTTTAGTGGGATCAGTTGGATCCATAGTTATATCATTTGTTTGATCCCTGTTTATTTTATACTCAACAAGGTTTTTTCGAACCAAATCGAAACTAAGGAATTGTATATTCTAATTTTGATTTTATGTTTACCTATTTTCAGTCATAGAACCTTTGTTGGTCAAAAAGTCGAATCCTTCCTTTCTATGTTTTCCATTCTTTTTTATTCTACTAGTTTTTTGTATTTTTATATTGTTAGGTTTGCACTCAATGAAAACAAAAATCGGAATTGA
- the queA gene encoding tRNA preQ1(34) S-adenosylmethionine ribosyltransferase-isomerase QueA, whose translation MDFLEEFDFHLPEEQIARFPAKNRDESRLLLVDKSKETFWEAPHFRNIGQWLRPGDVLVFNDTKVSYRRVFLQVESGRIHESIFLETVDDSSLVWTCILKNRAKLKLGDSLWPVGFPNFRFRYDGKEEELSLLVSDKEISDSDFEIFGTIPIPPYLKRKVNEEDKIRYQTIFAKKSGSVAAPTAGLHFTDSLKEELVQQGIEFVPVNLQVGYGTFRPLTAEQWQTKTLHKEKYEITEETASRLNTAKKEGRRIIAIGTTSLRVLETVFDSQQQKYKVGLGQTDIFLSPGDNIKSVQGLITNFHLPKSSLLLLVSAFANSRLVMNVYRYALQNHFRFYSYGDSMFLF comes from the coding sequence ATGGATTTTTTAGAAGAATTTGATTTTCATTTACCAGAAGAACAAATTGCGCGTTTCCCTGCTAAAAATCGAGATGAATCGAGATTACTCCTTGTAGACAAATCGAAGGAAACGTTTTGGGAAGCACCACATTTTCGCAACATTGGGCAATGGTTACGACCTGGCGATGTTTTAGTATTTAATGATACAAAAGTTTCGTATCGCAGGGTGTTTTTACAAGTGGAATCAGGTCGAATTCACGAATCCATTTTTTTAGAAACTGTGGATGATTCTTCCTTAGTTTGGACTTGTATCCTGAAAAATAGGGCAAAATTAAAGTTAGGTGATAGCTTATGGCCTGTGGGATTCCCAAATTTTCGTTTTCGATATGATGGGAAAGAGGAAGAATTGTCATTACTCGTATCCGACAAAGAAATTTCAGATTCAGACTTTGAGATTTTTGGAACAATTCCAATCCCTCCTTATTTAAAACGCAAAGTCAACGAAGAAGATAAAATACGATACCAAACCATCTTTGCAAAAAAATCAGGTTCTGTTGCAGCACCAACAGCGGGCCTTCATTTTACAGATTCCTTAAAAGAAGAACTTGTCCAACAGGGAATCGAATTTGTTCCAGTGAACCTGCAAGTAGGTTATGGGACATTCCGTCCATTGACCGCCGAACAATGGCAAACTAAAACCTTACACAAAGAAAAATATGAGATCACGGAAGAAACAGCGAGTCGATTGAACACTGCAAAAAAAGAAGGTCGTCGTATCATTGCGATCGGAACTACGTCTCTTCGTGTACTCGAAACTGTATTTGATTCTCAACAACAGAAATATAAGGTAGGTCTGGGTCAAACTGACATATTTTTGTCGCCAGGTGACAACATTAAATCCGTACAAGGACTGATCACAAACTTTCATTTACCGAAATCGAGTTTGTTATTACTCGTTAGTGCCTTTGCAAATAGTCGACTCGTGATGAATGTTTACCGGTATGCATTACAGAACCATTTTCGTTTTTACTCATATGGTGACTCTATGTTCTTATTTTAA
- a CDS encoding FlgO family outer membrane protein: MNMLPHLEWKLRFNFILLCLISIPLSSCYLGEERESKPKKPTTPPLEQLATSLSEKGFYFQPERLVVLTFLDNEGKKSPYGDILAEKLTTELVKRDRFQILDRLANQKVLKEAGLSLDSPTDTATLRKIGEVLKLDVIITGIVTPYQDGVFVNTRLIEIKTGLILKADEVYVRIDG; encoded by the coding sequence ATGAATATGTTACCTCACTTGGAATGGAAGTTGCGTTTTAATTTTATCCTTCTTTGTTTGATTTCAATTCCACTTAGCTCTTGTTATCTGGGAGAGGAAAGGGAATCAAAACCCAAAAAACCAACCACTCCTCCATTAGAACAACTCGCCACTTCTTTATCCGAGAAAGGATTTTATTTCCAACCAGAGAGACTTGTTGTCCTGACATTCCTCGACAATGAAGGGAAAAAAAGTCCATATGGAGATATCCTCGCAGAAAAACTCACTACGGAACTCGTGAAAAGAGACCGCTTCCAAATTTTAGATCGATTGGCAAACCAAAAGGTATTAAAAGAAGCTGGTCTCAGTTTGGATTCTCCTACAGACACTGCCACCTTGCGTAAAATAGGTGAAGTTCTCAAATTGGATGTCATTATCACAGGGATTGTGACTCCTTACCAAGACGGAGTTTTTGTCAATACAAGGCTCATTGAAATCAAAACAGGACTCATCCTAAAGGCGGATGAGGTTTATGTCCGAATTGACGGTTGA